Proteins from one Faecalibacterium sp. I3-3-33 genomic window:
- the lspA gene encoding signal peptidase II has product MAFVLFNLAAVAALVGIDQLIKLWAVQALQPVGAMPFIPHVVELRFVLNQGMAFSLLSGKQLFLIIATSAALLAVAYGLFFRSRGKRLQQAALVLVLGGGIGNLIDRVLNGEVVDYINLLFMRFAVFNFADICVCVGVALWVLVIFLDEVHADDAAKEQ; this is encoded by the coding sequence ATGGCATTTGTACTCTTCAATCTGGCGGCTGTGGCGGCACTGGTCGGTATTGACCAGCTGATCAAGCTTTGGGCGGTGCAGGCTTTGCAGCCGGTAGGCGCGATGCCGTTCATTCCCCATGTAGTGGAGCTGCGGTTCGTGCTCAATCAGGGCATGGCTTTCAGCCTGCTCAGCGGCAAGCAGCTGTTCCTGATCATTGCCACAAGTGCAGCGCTGCTGGCGGTGGCCTACGGCCTGTTTTTCCGCAGCCGCGGCAAGCGCTTGCAGCAGGCAGCGCTGGTGCTGGTGCTGGGCGGCGGCATCGGCAACCTGATCGACCGCGTGCTCAACGGTGAGGTAGTGGACTACATCAACCTGCTGTTCATGCGCTTTGCCGTGTTCAATTTTGCAGATATCTGCGTCTGTGTGGGTGTGGCGCTGTGGGTGCTGGTGATTTTTCTGGACGAAGTCCACGCCGATGATGCCGCCAAGGAGCAGTAA